In Sphingobacterium sp. SRCM116780, the genomic stretch ACTCATTAATAATTTGACTATTACATTGATCACATTGGTTGGTTATTCAGCTATGGGAGGAGCAGTTGGCGCGGGGGGACTTGGTCAAATCGGGTATCAATATGGATACATTGGATATGATACCTTTATTATGAATGCTGTATTAATTTTATTAATTTTAATTGTATTTATTTTACAATTTACGGGAGATTACCTATCTAAAAAAGTTAATCATCGTTAATACATCTATTTAAGAAAAAAATATGGGATTAAATTCAAAAACTTTCATGATAGCTTTAAGCTTATTTGGCTTAATAGCTTGTAATGGTAAAAAAACAGACTCAAAAGTCCTAAAAGTAGGTATTGTAGCAGGACCTGAGCGAGAAATTGCTGAAACAGCCAAGAAGGTGGCAAAAGAGAAGTTCAACCTCGATGTTGAATTGGTTTCATTTAGTGACTATGTGGTCCCTAATGAAGCATTAAACCAAGGTGACATCGATATCAATGCCTTCCAGCATCTTCCTTATCTGCAAGAACAATCTAGACAACGTGGATACCAATTGGCCGCCGTGGCGAATACTTTTGTATTTCCTATTGTCGCCTATTCAAAAAAAATAAAATCGATTGACCAGTTGCTATCTGGCGCCACTATTGTCATTCCAAATGATCCAACCAATGGAGGTCGATCGCTATTGTTACTTCAAAAAGAAGGGTTAATAAAATTGAAAGCTGATGTTGGGCTTCTACCTAAAGTAACCGATATCATCGAAAATCCTAGAAATTTAAAAATAATGGAGTTAGAAGCTCCACAATTGCCTCGGGTTTTAGATGATAAAGAAGTTACAATTGCTATTATCAACAATACTTTTGCTGCTCAGGCGGGCTTAAATCCTGAGACAGAAGGATTATTCTCTGAAGATAAAGAGTCTCCTTACGTCAATTTAATTGTATCGAGAGAAGACAATAAAAATGATGAACGTATTAAACAATTCATAGAAGCGTATCAATCAAAAGAGGTAGAAGCAACTGCAAAAAAAGTATTTAAAGGAGGAGCTATCAAAGGTTGGTAAAGTAATCTTCTTATTTCTATAATAAAACCCAATTATTTTAATCAAAGAATATTGGGTTTTATTTTTTTATACTCCTTGAGTTTCTTTCCTTTGCATCATGTTATCCAAATCATTGCAAAAAACTACTTCAGATTACCGCCTTCAAATTGCTAGCTATGTTATTTTAACTTTCTATGGATATTTCACAATAGGTTTATCTCTAGCTGTTTTACCCATCTTTATACACGAAACATTAGGTTACAATACCATCATCGCTGGAGCAATTATTGGGTCACAGTATATAATGACTTTTTTTATGCGCGCTTATGCAGGAACTATCGTTGATAAAAAAGGTCCTAAACCTGCTGTTATTGTGAGTATGATTTGCTTTATAATAACAGGCTTACTTTTATGGACAGCTTTTTCAACGACCTCAACTCCATTCATCTCCCTTAGTTTACTGGCATTATCACGGTTAATTGCAGGTTGTGGTGAAGGTATGGTAGGTGCTAGTCCTATCAATTGGGCTATATTACGCTTGGGGGATCGACATACCAGTACAGCAATTTCTTATAATGGGATAGCAAACTACAGTTCGATGGCTATAGCTGCTCCTTTAGGTGTTATTTTAGCACAGCATGTGGGCAATTGGAGTATAGCAATCTTTACCATCTTCGTCGGAATAATCGGACTTATTTCAACCCTTAGTAAAGAAGCATTGTATGCGATATCAACAGAAGCAAGAAAACCTTTTTTTTCGGTTCTAAAATCTGTTTCACCTTTTGGAATTGGATTGGCCTTGGCTGGTATTGGATTTGGTACGATATCCACTTTCATAACACTTTATTACAATTATAAAGGCTGGGACAATGCTGCTATTTGCATCACTTGTTTTAGTGTTATGTTTGTTTTAGGGAGATTTATTTTGACAAATAGTATCGATAAAATTGGTGGGGTCAAAATAGCGTTATATTGCATGTTGATTGAAAGCTTAGGTCTATTGCTGATCAGCTTCTCACCTTCTCCTTTGGTTACAACTATCGGTGCAGCCATAACTGGTCTGGGGTTTTCCATGGTATTTCCTGCACTAGGTGTCGAAGCTGTTAAACATACATCAGCTGCTAACAAAGGAGCTGCACTAGGTGCTTATGGTTTATTTATTGATATTTCTTTAGGTGTTGCTGGACCAATCGTTGGTTTAGTTGCCAAACAATTTGGTATGAATTTCATATTTCCTTTTAGCGTAACTTTGGTCTTGGCAGGCATTGTCGTTTGTATACTCTTGATAAAAAAATCTAAGAAAAACGTTTTTAATAAAGAAAGTCAGTATTCATCTTTAAGTTAATTAAAAATTAAACTTAAAGATGTTAACATACTGATTTAAAATTTATAATATATCTCTAACAACTAGGTTTCCATCAAAATATTGTTTCAAAATCCTTCCATCACCATGTAAGGTCCAAACTTCTTGAGGTTTCACTTCTTTAATAAAAAGTAATATATCATTCCAATCCACATGATCAGAAATATAAAGAGAAAGATCGTTATGTTGTTGTAGTCTCTTCCAGCCTGAAGCAAAAGCTCTTACTACGTTAGTTGCACGTATATAACTATTGAATGTCATAGGTGGTACTAAATAAACCTTATTAGGTTCTCCTTGTTTCAT encodes the following:
- the metQ gene encoding methionine ABC transporter substrate-binding lipoprotein MetQ, which codes for MGLNSKTFMIALSLFGLIACNGKKTDSKVLKVGIVAGPEREIAETAKKVAKEKFNLDVELVSFSDYVVPNEALNQGDIDINAFQHLPYLQEQSRQRGYQLAAVANTFVFPIVAYSKKIKSIDQLLSGATIVIPNDPTNGGRSLLLLQKEGLIKLKADVGLLPKVTDIIENPRNLKIMELEAPQLPRVLDDKEVTIAIINNTFAAQAGLNPETEGLFSEDKESPYVNLIVSREDNKNDERIKQFIEAYQSKEVEATAKKVFKGGAIKGW
- a CDS encoding MFS transporter — its product is MLSKSLQKTTSDYRLQIASYVILTFYGYFTIGLSLAVLPIFIHETLGYNTIIAGAIIGSQYIMTFFMRAYAGTIVDKKGPKPAVIVSMICFIITGLLLWTAFSTTSTPFISLSLLALSRLIAGCGEGMVGASPINWAILRLGDRHTSTAISYNGIANYSSMAIAAPLGVILAQHVGNWSIAIFTIFVGIIGLISTLSKEALYAISTEARKPFFSVLKSVSPFGIGLALAGIGFGTISTFITLYYNYKGWDNAAICITCFSVMFVLGRFILTNSIDKIGGVKIALYCMLIESLGLLLISFSPSPLVTTIGAAITGLGFSMVFPALGVEAVKHTSAANKGAALGAYGLFIDISLGVAGPIVGLVAKQFGMNFIFPFSVTLVLAGIVVCILLIKKSKKNVFNKESQYSSLS